The nucleotide window GGCGTCCAGGCTGGTGCCGGACAGCTCGACGATGCGCAGGCCGTAGTTGCCGTTCATCACCACCACCTCGGCCTTGGCGAACAGCGTGCCGTTGACCTTCACGTCCAGCGGTTCGCCGGCCAGCTTGTCGAGCACGATCACGCTGCTGGTGTCGCACTCCATCAGCTCCTTGAGCGAAATCTCCGCCGAGGCGACCTCGAGGGTGACGTTCACCGGAATCTTGCCGAAGAAGCTCAGGTCCTGGCGCGGGGCTGGCAGCGCTGCCGCCGGCTCGACCACCGGCTCGACGACGGCATCGAGGTTGAGGTCGCCGTCGTTGATGAGCTGCTCGAAATCATTGTCGGAAAGTTGGCCGTTCATTGGGGGTTCACGCTTTCAAGTGAAGTGAGGAACAGGGCGCCATCCTCTTCGAAAATGGTGCCGCGATAGAGCTTCTGCTGGTTGATGCGCACTTCGTAGCGATCCAGCGGACGCAGCATGAGGATGTCGTTGAGCTGCAGGTCGAGGACCTGCGCCAGCGGCATCTGTGCCGCCGCCACCACGCAGTCCAGCCGCACCGGCA belongs to Pseudomonas phenolilytica and includes:
- the fliN gene encoding flagellar motor switch protein FliN, with protein sequence MNGQLSDNDFEQLINDGDLNLDAVVEPVVEPAAALPAPRQDLSFFGKIPVNVTLEVASAEISLKELMECDTSSVIVLDKLAGEPLDVKVNGTLFAKAEVVVMNGNYGLRIVELSGTSLDALAR